tacacctggcgacctgcttcggcccaccacaggagtcgctagtgcacgatgagacaaggatatcccttctGGCCAAGCCCtaactaacccggacgacactgggccaattgtgcgtcgccccatggacctcccggtcacggccagctgcgacagagcctgggctagaacccagagtctctggtggcacagctagcactgcgatgcagtgccttggatcactgcgccacccaggaggcccccaCCTTATTCATGTCTAAGTTGCTGATTTGTTATAGCCTATATCATGTAAACCACAAATATATAATAAACTCATTAAAATAATGTTAATTTTAAAGGTTTGTGGATACAATTTCAAAAATCATAATTCAAAGTATTTTCCAAAGGGTGACTGCTGATGTTGACAGATGTTTAATTTATAGCCAGGACTACACAAGAAACGTGAATCATTTCCATAACTCATTATGTTTGGCACCTAAGTGTTACTACTGCTCACTCATGATCTTCCTGTGTTCTGACCCTGGCCTGCAGCCCTACACTAGTGAAGGCAGCCCAGCATCCGGACTACCTTAAGCACAACGCCGAGAGAAAGGCTGCAGGTAGGAAGAAGGGAAGAATAGCTAACTGCTTCTTCCCAATAACTATCAATGAGGCGATGTGTGCTACGGAGCAGAACTACTGAGCAAACAGAACAGACCTCCGCTCCCTCCATCCCCACACATGTTCAACACATTCCCCAGCGCAAAACGATAAtggtgtataaaaaaaaaaacagcgagCAAGATTGACTAAACAATTCCTGTTCTCTCTACAGCAACGGTACTAAATTGACTCTAGTGTTAGTTAAACGATAGGGGTGGAGGCAGAGCATGCTCCCATATCCTATCAGAGTTAGACAGACGAGGCTGAAGCGTTAAGAGTGGAGACTGTACAAGTGCAGAGGGAGTGGTTATAAGCACACTCAACTATCACATGTTCTCTTTTGAAGGGAACCACACAGCTGTTGAGGACACTAAGCAAGCACAACTGACAGTGTCcaagcaaaaaaacaaaacatttattgacACATATTTTAAAAAGCGGTATTGTGTCCAACAGAGGTTGTGAGGAGGTGTTCCACAGCCCACTCAGCATGTTAATATCCTTTTCACACTATAGTACCGACCTGACCGTGCTGGCTCGCTTTTCCAGCTTTGTTCCAGAAACTATGGGCAATGCTTTACCAGGCCAGCGCAGTACCGTTTGGTTTGGCTCATTTTAAAGCAGCTTAATAGTGTGAacgtgttattaacatgttaatAGCGTGTTGTTAATGTGTCTGTTTAGTGGTGTGGGGCTGACTGGTCACTGCCCACTGGCGTCTAGACTGTCCGGGCGCAGCTTGGTGAGGATCCAGGAGCGCAGTAGCTCAATCTCTGGCCGGGAGAGCTGGTGCTGGAGGCCTGGGAACGAGTGGAAGGTGGTTGTCATCCCAGCCTTCTTCAGCAGGGCCGTAGTTTCTTCTCCCCACTTATGGAACACCAACTCGTCTCCTGTCCCATGGCCCTGGAATAGCTCAGGGAGGGGGCTCCCCGCCCTTGCCCGCTCCTCCACAGCCTAGCAGGGGGAGAAGAGTCAGTCAGACACTTCTAGACTGCTTACTAGCACACTCTATAGGCCCAATATCTCTGTCAGAACCAAGTGCAGCCAACTCCTGATAAATGCAAGATCTTGGGAATGACATGGAGCATCTTTGAATTGGGAAACTGTATATCAATACACCAATATTTCTCTACCACTATCTGTCATTCAAAGGACAGTTGAGTAGGTAGTTGTAGTTTTCTGGCGCTCTAATTAAGATTTAGAATATTGTCTGGACAGTTTAGTAGACATACCAGTGACAGCCTGCCTTACCTGATATACTACAGAGTCTTTGTTGAGAAAGCTGGACAGAGCAAAGACTCCTGCTACTTCAGGGTGATAACGGCACGCCAGGTGGAGGGCCATAGCTCCGCCCATAGAAAAACCCCCTTTGGACgaggaacaagacaaaacagaaCATCATTGTACTGGGTTCCATTAGGTGTCTTTGTACAGGTATTCACTGAAAATGTGTATCGAATATTGTATCCAAAGTGCTTTTCCCagggaataaaaaataaaaccaaAACCAAATCCAACTGTGCATACTGGCAATAATATAAGATAGGaacataataataaatatattcaTTTATTATTATGTATGAGTAACAGTAGTTTAAGCCATCCTGGCAGTTTAAGCGGTCCGAAGTGGAAAATACTCTGCCTTTGACtgagaaagaaaataaaaaaacattaaaaatgaAACAGACTCCATAGTTCCACATCATCAGCTTTTTCGCTCCTCAGGAGTCGGCATCCGTTCACGAGCCCATCCTTAATCTCACACATCTGGGTACATCTGGGCACACGGTGTACATCTGGGAAAGTGTGAAAGTACCCATCATCCTGTCAGAGGGGGAAGGGAAGAATGGAGATATGGGGGGAGTTCACACGCTTTGCCCAACGAATAAAACATTTGTCCATGAGattctctgtttctttctttacTTCACCGGCTATACTCCTTGAACcaaaaaaaggtgttatctagaacctaaaacggttctttgtctgtccccataggattACCCTTTGTAGAAGCCTTTTTGGTACTATGTAGAGCCCTtttgggttctacctggaaccaaaaagggttctcctatggggacagctgaagaacccttttttctaagagtacaTACTTTGAGACTGTCTTTCTGGtatactctctgtctttctggtaTACTCTCAGTCTCTCATTCCAAACCACGATAACAAACCTCAATCATACATTCACATTATAATGTCTCCTTCTTTCGTATACCCCTCCGCTGTGCTGTTTGGTACAGTGCTGCTGtgtgttttcagtgtgtgtgtgtgagcctatATGTGTGAAATCATGACTGTGGCGATAGCTTCTCTTTTCTGAGAT
The genomic region above belongs to Oncorhynchus mykiss isolate Arlee chromosome 3, USDA_OmykA_1.1, whole genome shotgun sequence and contains:
- the LOC110519356 gene encoding lysophospholipase-like protein 1, with translation MAAVPSSKLLGRCVASPTGKHSASVIFLHGSGDTGRGVRAWVKEVSVPDLAFPHIRVVYPTAPARPYTPMRGALSNVWFDRYKISHDCLEHLESIDAMANSLGAVIQEEIRAGVPKHRMIIGGFSMGGAMALHLACRYHPEVAGVFALSSFLNKDSVVYQAVEERARAGSPLPELFQGHGTGDELVFHKWGEETTALLKKAGMTTTFHSFPGLQHQLSRPEIELLRSWILTKLRPDSLDASGQ